One Phalacrocorax aristotelis chromosome Z, bGulAri2.1, whole genome shotgun sequence DNA window includes the following coding sequences:
- the FOXB2 gene encoding forkhead box protein B2 codes for MPRPGKSSYSDQKPPYSYISLTAMAIQHSAEKMLPLSDIYKFIMERFPYYREHTQRWQNSLRHNLSFNDCFIKIPRRPDQPGKGSFWALHPDCGDMFENGSFLRRRKRFKVLRPEHHLPGGGGGGGAGGGAGGPGPGKPPPPAPHMVHYFHPHPPPPPPPPGKVPGLAGSEAAVAAAAAAAAAAAVGRLPQFSPYGSSQPSGFKHPFAIENIIGRDYKGVLQAGGLPLASVMHHLGYPVPSQLSGVVSSVWPHVGVMDSVAGVPVSPDYGPFGVPVKALCHPPAQTMPAVPVPIKPAPAMPTASAIPALTVVASQMCPAASPAAASLLEQTASNTPEGKGSLHSVLVHS; via the coding sequence ATGCCCAGGCCGGGGAAGAGCTCGTACAGCGACCAGAAGCCGCCCTACTCGTACATCTCCCTGACGGCCATGGCCATCCAGCATTCGGCCGAGAAGATGCTGCCCCTGAGCGACATCTACAAGTTCATCATGGAGCGGTTTCCCTACTACCGGGAGCACACGCAGCGCTGGCAGAACTCTCTCCGCCACAACCTCTCCTTCAACGACTGCTTCATCAAGATCCCGCGCCGCCCCGACCAGCCGGGCAAGGGCAGCTTCTGGGCGCTGCACCCGGACTGCGGAGACATGTTTGAGAACGGCAGCTTCCTCCGCCGCCGCAAGCGCTTCAAGGTCCTGCGCCCCGAGCATCACCTGCCcgggggcggtggcggcggcggggcgggcggcggggcgggcggccccggccccggcaagcccccgccgcccgccccgcacATGGTGCACTACTTCCACCcgcacccgccgccgccgccgccgcccccgggcaaggtgccggggctggcgggCTCCGAGGCGGCCGtggccgccgccgctgccgccgccgccgccgccgccgtggGGAGGCTGCCGCAGTTCTCTCCCTACGGGAGCAGCCAGCCCTCGGGCTTCAAGCATCCTTTCGCCATCGAGAACATCATCGGCAGAGATTACAAGGGCGTGCTGCAGGCCGGCGGACTTCCGCTGGCCTCGGTGATGCACCACCTGGGCTACCCGGTGCCCAGCCAGCTCAGCGGCGTCGTGAGCTCCGTGTGGCCCCACGTCGGGGTCATGGACTCCGTGGCCGGCGTCCCCGTGTCCCCTGATTACGGACCGTTCGGGGTGCCCGTGAAGGCGCTCTGCCACCCGCCGGCACAGACCATGCCCGCCGTCCCGGTGCCCATCAAGCCGGCGCCGGCCATGCCCACCGCCTCGGCCATCCCCGCCCTGACGGTCGTCGCCTCGCAGATGTGTCCTGCCGCTTCCCCGGCCGCCGCTTCGCTGCTAGAACAGACGGCGAGCAACACCCCCGAGGGGAAGGGCTCCCTCCACTCCGTCCTGGTGCACTCCTAa